In Rickettsia endosymbiont of Lasioglossum villosulum, the DNA window TAATCTTTGTCTGTTTCATCTACTTTAATAGCTCCAAATCTTTCATGAAATCTCCAAACAGATTCATTTTCTTTTCTTACATCAAAGTGAGCCTTAGTAAAACCTAGGCTAAGTGCATAACTATATATGATTAAAGCTGACTCAATAGAGTAGCCACTTGGTGTATTAGCCTTTAAAATCCATGATCCCCAACAAAATGAATCTTCTTGAGCATCATAAAGTCGTACTGTTCCAACTTGCTCTAAATTTTGATCTTGGATTAAAAAATATAATTGGGAATTATCTTGCTTATATTTTTTAATCCATTCAATTTGTTGTAATAAATCGTTAGAGGTTGAAGAGAGATATTTAGATTTAGTAGTATCAGTTCTTAGGTTTAAAATAAACGAACTATCTTCTACCTCTACATCACGTAATATTAGGTGATTGCCAATAATTTGTTTGGGTTTTATAAAGCTTATTTGGGGCATAGGGATTTGAAAAAATAATTATTTTAATTTCAAATAAAAATATTTTGATATTTACAATTATGCAAGAAAATAATATAATAAACGCTTTATTAGGAACTAATTAGTTGATATATATTTTGAACATGTAATTTTGTTGCTAAGCTAATTAGTTATAGGTATTACTCCTCTTGCCTAATCTCAAATTCATTTTGACTGTATACTCATTATTAATTTAAAGAATTAGTTCTACAAAACTTCAAGGAATTCATATTTTAGTTCCTTGCTTTACTTTTAACTCTCTAAGTTATTTGATATATACAAATTATTACTTTAAATCTTGTAATTTATGATTATCTTAAAAAAGATTCTAGCCAATTTAGACACAACAAAATATAAGCTAGCTAATATTTTAAATGGGTTAGGCATAAAAAGTGCTTCCTTAACTGTTAAAATTGAACCTAGAATATTATCTGCTGTTAATAAAATTTTATATTTGTTACGCTACGCTATATTTTGTGCTTCAAAATGTTTAATTTCAATTGCAATTTGGTTAAACCCTAAAAAACAAATATTTAGAGAAAATTTAGCTTCTTTGAGAACCATCCTTAAAATTAAAAAAATTAAATATGCAGGTCTAAGTATTCAAAAATCTCATGATTTAAATACAAACACTCAAGAAACTCAGGATGTAATTTTTAAAAGCCCTTTAAAAGACATTTTTAATTATTATTCTGTCTCTGAAGGATGTAAATTATTATCTCACAAAATAAAATTTTTTGATACTAACAAAACATTAAAATTAACTAAACCTAAAGTAATAAATAATGATTTTCATGTATCAGAAAAATATAATTGCACAATAAAATTACCAGATACTTATCTTGCAGAAATAAATAATGCAATTGTAATCGGGGGTACAGATCTAATATTAAGTAATAATACAGCTTTATATGATGGTCTTGATAATAATGATCAGTATATTATTTATGGCGAAGAAAGCGACTTCTATCTTAAAAAATATGTTTACCATATTAAATCTATAGGTATTGTAAATAAGATTAATGAAAAAAACTTGTCATTTGAAATAATAAAAAATCCCCAAGTTATTGATAGCGGTATTCATCTTGTTAAAGATCATTCCAAAAACTACTATCATTGGATTGTAGAATGTTTACCAAGGCTTAGTTTAATTCAAGGATTAGACAAAAAAATACCATTATTAATTGACGAAGATCATTATCCTCAATCATTAGAACTCCTAAAAATGTTCAATTTTGATAATAGAGATTTAATAAAGCTTGAAAAAAAAAACGGATATTTAGTAAAAAAGTTATATTATCCCTCCCCATTATCCTTAATTAAAGATAATGTTAATGCACCTGATTATTCAAATGCAGTAGTGGTTGCTCCCAAAGCAATACAATTTGTAAAAAAGGTAATATCTAAACAATTTAATAACCCTAAAAAGGCATTTCGTAAACTTTATATATCAAGAAAAAGAGCTACATATAGAAAATTACTCAATAGTGAAGAAATTGAAAATTTCTTGATTACTCAAGGATTTGAAATTGTTTACCCAGATTTTTTATCAGCCCAGGCACAAATTGAATTATTCTCAATGGCACAAATTATTATCGGTCCTACGGGTGCGGGTATGGTTAATTTAATTTTCGCTCCTAAAGATTGTAAAATATTAATTTTAAGTAGTAACGTACAAGAAGCGAATTTCCGAGTATTTCATTCTTTAGCTATGAGCCTAGAAATGGATTTAAAATTTTTGATAGGAGCTCATACCAATACTCAAATCATATCACCTATGCATTCAGATTATAGTATTGATATAGATTTATTAAGCAAATATGTAAATTCTATACAAAACTAAGGCTTGTAGTTAGTACATATTTAATGTATAAGATACTAATAATTTTATCCACAACAACTTATTAAATAGTTTATGAAAGGTATAATTTTAGCAGGCGGTTCTGCTACTAGGCTTTACCCTGCTACAAAATCTTTATCAAAGCAGCTCTTAACGGTTTATGATAAACCGATGATTTATTATCCTATTTCAGTATTAATGCTTTCTGGAATCAAGGAAATCCTAATTATTACTAACAGTGTATTTCTTTCTTTATATCAAGATCTATTAAATGATGGTAGTCATTTAGGCATTAATATTCAGTATGCTATACAAGATACTCCTAAAGGTCTTGCGGATGCTTTTATAATAGGTGAAGATTTTATAGGAGATTCTAATGTTTGCTTAATTCTTGGGGATAACATTTTTTATGGTCAAGGACTAGTATCAATATTACAAAATGCTAGATCTTTACAAGAAGGAGCGAAAATTTTTGGTTATTATGTTAAAGATCCAGAAAGATATGGGATTGCTGAGATTTCTTTTCCTAGCTGTAAAGTATCAAGTATTGAAGAAAAACCTCAAAACCCTAAATCAAATTATGCTATAACCGGTTTATACTTTTTTGATAATTCAGTAATTAAAAAAGCAAAAGCAGTTAAACCTTCAAAGCGTGGGGAATTAGAAATTACATCAGTTCTTCAAGCTTATTTAGAGGAAAATAACTTAAATATAGAAGTATTTGGACGTGGCGTAGCTTGGTTAGATACAGGTACATATGATAGTTTACTCGAGGCATCGAATTTTATTGCTACTATCGAAAAAAGACAAGGATTAAAAATTGCCTGTTTAGAAGAGGTAGCATATAATTGTAAATATATAGATGCAGAAATGTTGCTAAAACTAGCTGAACTTAGCCCTAATTCCGATTATTGTAAATATTTAAAAAATATTTATTCTCACCCTAGCTTTTCTATTTTAAATACACAAAAATAAAATCTTTAAAAATGCAGAGAAAATAAAAATGGATAAAGTTATTTTAATTACAGGAGGTGCCGGATTTATTGGTAGCCATTTAGTAGAATATTTTTTAAATAAATATAATAATTACTATATTATTAACTTAGACGCCTTAACTTATGCTGCTGATATCAAACGCCTTGATCATATTAGCAATAAACAAAATTATAAATTTATTCATGGCAATATTTGCCAAATCGACTTAATAGAAAATTTATTTAAAGAATATAATATATCCGATGTAATTCATTTAGCAGCAGAATCGCATGTAGATAATTCATTAGCTAATCCAAGAATTTTTATAGAAACTAATATACAAGGTACTTTCAACTTACTAGAATCTGCAAGAAATCACTGGTTATCACAAGATAATATAAACTCCAGATTTTTACATATTTCTACTGATGAAGTATATGGTAGCTTAGGTGATACAGGTTATTTCTCTGAAAATTCTCCTTATGCTCCAAATTCCCCTTATAGTGCTTCTAAAGCTTCTAGTGACTTTTTAGTTAGAAGTTACTTTCACTCATATAATTTACCGACAATAATTAGCAATTGTTCAAACAATTATGGACCAAGGCAACATAATGAAAAATTAATTCCTACTATTATTAGAAAAGCCTTAAATAGTGAGCCAATCCCAATTTATGGTAATGGAAAAAATATTAGAGATTGGTTGTATGTAGAGGATCATTGCTCTGCTTTAGACCTTATTTTCCATAAAGGCGTGGTAGGTGAAAACTACAATATAGGTACACGTAACGAACAAACTAATTTAGAACTTGCTAATAAAATTTGTAATATTTTGGATGAATTAAGACCTAACCCTAATTCTACACCTTATGCAAAACAAATAACATACGTAACAGATAGAGCGAGTCACGATTTCAGGTATGCTATCAATAATACAAAACTATGCTCAGAATTAAATTGGTCTTCTAAATTTTCTTTTATGGATTCATTAAGATTAACTGTAGAATGGTATATTAATTATTATGAATCACAGTTATAAATTAATTGAAATTCCACGTTTTGATGACGATAGAGGGAGCTTATCCTTTGTTGAGCTAGGACAAATTTTAGATTTTCCTATACATCGTGTTTACTGGCTTTATAATTTAAAAAAAGATCGCGGCGGGCATGCACATAAAAATTTAAAACAATTTATTTTTTGTACTCATGGCTTGGTAGATTTCGTTTTAGATGATGGAGAGTATAAAACAACCATTACTCTTGATGCACCGAATAAAGGTTTATACATTCTAAAACCTTTATGGCGGGAAATAACAAATATAAAAAATAATCCTCAAGTAATTATCTGTGCTTCAGAAAACTACCAAGAAAGCGATTATATTAGATCATACGAAGAATTTAAATTATGGAAATCAAATTTTTAGACTTAAAAAGTGCTTACACTGAAATTAAACAAGAAGCAGATAAATTATGGCAAGATGTAAATAACGATGCTTCATATCTTTTGGGAAATCGTTTAGAAAAATTCGAACAAGAATTTGCAAGTTACTTAGGAGTAAAGCATGTAATTGGCGTAGCAAACGGTCTTGATGCATTAGTTTTAAGCCTTAAGGCACTAGGCATAGGTGCTGGCGATGAGGTAATAGTGCCTGCCCATACTTTTATAGCTTCATGGCTTGCTGTTTCCGAAATTGGAGCAGTACCTGTTCCAGTTGAAGTTTACAAAGATACTTATTTATTAGACCCTTCAAAAATTGAGCATGCTATAACAAGTAAAACACGTGCAATTATGCCGGTTCATTTATATGGGCGTGTATGTGATATACAGCTAATTTTAGCTATAGCAAAAAAATATAATCTGAAAATTATAGAAGATGCTGCTCAAGCACATGGAGCTATAGATTTAGTTAGCGGAAAAAAAGCTGGATCATTCGGAGATTGCAATGGTTTTAGTTTTTATCCAGGTAAAAATCTAGGTTGTTTTGGTGATGGTGGATGTATATCAACAAATGATGATAAAATTGCTGATACACTAAAACTACTACGTAATTACGGAAGTAAAGTACGCTATAGTCATGAAATAATTGGCAAAAACAGTAGATTAGATGATTTGCAAGCAGGAATACTTTCTATTAAATTAAGATATCTTAATGAATGGAATAAAAAAAGACAAAGAATTGCTAAAATTTATTTACAAGAATTAAATATTAATGATATAGTTTTACCTCAATATGATGACGGTAATGTATGGCATATATTTCCTATAATGACTAAAAAACGAGATCAATTAAAAGATTATCTTGTTAGTCAGGGGGTACAAGTTATAATTCACTACCCTACCCCAATATACTTACAACCTGCTTATCAAAATATGAATTTAAAAGTTGGTTCTTTTGAATTAACTGAAAAAATTAGCTCAGAAATTCTTAGTTTACCAATAGGACCTCATTTGACTGAAGAAGAGGCTATATTATGTACAAAAAAAATTAAAGAGTTTTTTAATAGGATTGGTTAAAGTTTATTAATTAAATATAAATGGATATAAAATGAAGAAGTTAGCAATAATATTATTACTGACCATAGGATTTGGTATGGAGTCTTTCGGAGCAAAAAACGCTACTGTTAATAAACCCATATTAAAAGTAAAATTACTTAATAGCTACCCAGGATCAGGAATTATATCCCCTATTTATGATATATTAAATGAAAAATATGAAGTAATAGTCGTTAATGCTGAAAAAAGTAGTGAAAAATATGACCTAATAATTGATGGTGTATATGGCAATGCTCCGATGAAGCCTAATGAAAAAGCTATAAAAATGTATTATACGGCAGAAGCAATTTTACCAGATTTAAAAGATTATGATTTAACTCTCGGATTTGATTATATAGATGATCCAAGGTATTTTAGATTACCATATTATTATTTAAGTGGACTTTGGGCTGATAAATTAGTAGCAAACAGCAACACGAGACTAACTAATGGAACTTGTAATCCTAATAAAAAGAACTTTGCTTGTTTTCTCGTTAGTAATGGATATACAAATGATACACGTACTAATAACCCTTTAGATGGAGTTAAGGCAAGGGATCATTTATTTCATAAATTATCTTCTTCTTATAATAAAAAAGTTCTTAGTGGTGGAAGACATTTAAATAATATTGGTAGAAATCTAGAAATTAGCGAAACTATGGAGTGGTTATCTAATTGTAAATTTGTTATTGCTTATGAAAACCAAACACATAATGGGTATATGACTGAAAAGCTATTTCAAGCATATTTCGCCGGTGCTATACCAATATATTATGGTGATAAAACT includes these proteins:
- a CDS encoding DegT/DnrJ/EryC1/StrS family aminotransferase, whose product is MEIKFLDLKSAYTEIKQEADKLWQDVNNDASYLLGNRLEKFEQEFASYLGVKHVIGVANGLDALVLSLKALGIGAGDEVIVPAHTFIASWLAVSEIGAVPVPVEVYKDTYLLDPSKIEHAITSKTRAIMPVHLYGRVCDIQLILAIAKKYNLKIIEDAAQAHGAIDLVSGKKAGSFGDCNGFSFYPGKNLGCFGDGGCISTNDDKIADTLKLLRNYGSKVRYSHEIIGKNSRLDDLQAGILSIKLRYLNEWNKKRQRIAKIYLQELNINDIVLPQYDDGNVWHIFPIMTKKRDQLKDYLVSQGVQVIIHYPTPIYLQPAYQNMNLKVGSFELTEKISSEILSLPIGPHLTEEEAILCTKKIKEFFNRIG
- a CDS encoding glycosyltransferase family 61 protein, whose product is MIILKKILANLDTTKYKLANILNGLGIKSASLTVKIEPRILSAVNKILYLLRYAIFCASKCLISIAIWLNPKKQIFRENLASLRTILKIKKIKYAGLSIQKSHDLNTNTQETQDVIFKSPLKDIFNYYSVSEGCKLLSHKIKFFDTNKTLKLTKPKVINNDFHVSEKYNCTIKLPDTYLAEINNAIVIGGTDLILSNNTALYDGLDNNDQYIIYGEESDFYLKKYVYHIKSIGIVNKINEKNLSFEIIKNPQVIDSGIHLVKDHSKNYYHWIVECLPRLSLIQGLDKKIPLLIDEDHYPQSLELLKMFNFDNRDLIKLEKKNGYLVKKLYYPSPLSLIKDNVNAPDYSNAVVVAPKAIQFVKKVISKQFNNPKKAFRKLYISRKRATYRKLLNSEEIENFLITQGFEIVYPDFLSAQAQIELFSMAQIIIGPTGAGMVNLIFAPKDCKILILSSNVQEANFRVFHSLAMSLEMDLKFLIGAHTNTQIISPMHSDYSIDIDLLSKYVNSIQN
- the rfbB gene encoding dTDP-glucose 4,6-dehydratase — translated: MDKVILITGGAGFIGSHLVEYFLNKYNNYYIINLDALTYAADIKRLDHISNKQNYKFIHGNICQIDLIENLFKEYNISDVIHLAAESHVDNSLANPRIFIETNIQGTFNLLESARNHWLSQDNINSRFLHISTDEVYGSLGDTGYFSENSPYAPNSPYSASKASSDFLVRSYFHSYNLPTIISNCSNNYGPRQHNEKLIPTIIRKALNSEPIPIYGNGKNIRDWLYVEDHCSALDLIFHKGVVGENYNIGTRNEQTNLELANKICNILDELRPNPNSTPYAKQITYVTDRASHDFRYAINNTKLCSELNWSSKFSFMDSLRLTVEWYINYYESQL
- the rfbA gene encoding glucose-1-phosphate thymidylyltransferase RfbA, which produces MKGIILAGGSATRLYPATKSLSKQLLTVYDKPMIYYPISVLMLSGIKEILIITNSVFLSLYQDLLNDGSHLGINIQYAIQDTPKGLADAFIIGEDFIGDSNVCLILGDNIFYGQGLVSILQNARSLQEGAKIFGYYVKDPERYGIAEISFPSCKVSSIEEKPQNPKSNYAITGLYFFDNSVIKKAKAVKPSKRGELEITSVLQAYLEENNLNIEVFGRGVAWLDTGTYDSLLEASNFIATIEKRQGLKIACLEEVAYNCKYIDAEMLLKLAELSPNSDYCKYLKNIYSHPSFSILNTQK
- a CDS encoding glycosyltransferase family 10 domain-containing protein, producing MKKLAIILLLTIGFGMESFGAKNATVNKPILKVKLLNSYPGSGIISPIYDILNEKYEVIVVNAEKSSEKYDLIIDGVYGNAPMKPNEKAIKMYYTAEAILPDLKDYDLTLGFDYIDDPRYFRLPYYYLSGLWADKLVANSNTRLTNGTCNPNKKNFACFLVSNGYTNDTRTNNPLDGVKARDHLFHKLSSSYNKKVLSGGRHLNNIGRNLEISETMEWLSNCKFVIAYENQTHNGYMTEKLFQAYFAGAIPIYYGDKTAVLQDINKDAIIYAGDFNTEDDLVDYIKKVDNDDSLYCDIWNKNLLIDPSKDWSVVKDKLRTKILQLLDEKLKK
- a CDS encoding GNAT family N-acetyltransferase — its product is MPQISFIKPKQIIGNHLILRDVEVEDSSFILNLRTDTTKSKYLSSTSNDLLQQIEWIKKYKQDNSQLYFLIQDQNLEQVGTVRLYDAQEDSFCWGSWILKANTPSGYSIESALIIYSYALSLGFTKAHFDVRKENESVWRFHERFGAIKVDETDKDYFFTISFEAIKNSLERYSKYLPKNINIIL
- a CDS encoding FdtA/QdtA family cupin domain-containing protein, translating into MNHSYKLIEIPRFDDDRGSLSFVELGQILDFPIHRVYWLYNLKKDRGGHAHKNLKQFIFCTHGLVDFVLDDGEYKTTITLDAPNKGLYILKPLWREITNIKNNPQVIICASENYQESDYIRSYEEFKLWKSNF